A part of Aspergillus flavus chromosome 1, complete sequence genomic DNA contains:
- a CDS encoding putative sugar transporter, producing MAGGTSIWASKEARTDPKEIFNLRLLYLLISVAWGGWFYGFDTGNIGGILTLPSFENAFGLNNLPAAEIDNRKGTIAAMLAAGGSAGALCAAPTSDFLGRKWSVFLWGFIFVVGAAMQMVADYDVLLAGRFIGGMGVGASSMLTPQFLAENSPKSVRGSMTATYNLMILAGIMLAFWINYGVSLWSFPGVEHDNTQWRTSMGIQLIPGALMCLMIPFVPETPRYLINHGRSEEGIKNLCRLRKLPIEHPYVQTEYQEIEAQVRYEQECHQGHSYWVVLQDIFLIKSNFQRFLLAIMLFLFHKFTGTDSLNYYAPEIFELIGVKGSSNSLLTTGVYGVVKFVVTIFYVTYLVDRVGRRLPLLVGASLQATAMLYLALYLRFAGTNTDTVGGTPAGGIVGIVWIYIYAFGWSFGHSVACYVVAAEIFPTRIRSVCMSICFFVNWIVDYGITRATPNIITEMGWGVFLLYALLTYAGVVFIFFCLPELKGRSIESIDDLFQRPLWSMWRHAYPTEEEKTRQGIPQLMKGGNEDNADGDKDRPVHIESV from the exons ATGGCAGGAGGTACTAGCATCTGGGCGAGCAAGGAGGCAAGAACTGACCCGAAGGAGATTTTCAACCTCAGGCTTCTTTATCTCCTTATATCGGTTGCCTGGGGTGGGTGGTTCTATGGTTTCGACACGGGTAACATTGGAGGCATTCTCACTTTGCCTTCATTCGAGAATGCCTTCGGTCTGAACAACCTACCGGCTGCAGAGATTGATAATCGAAAG GGAACGATTGCCGCAATGCTGGCGGCTGGTGGCTCAGCCGGGGCTCTTTGCGCTGCCCCAACCTCAGACTTTCTTGGACGGAAATGGTCGGTCTTTCTGTGGGGATTTATATTTGTGGTTGGTGCTGCGATGCAGATGGTGGCTGATTATGATGTGCTTCTTGCTGGTCGCTTCATCGGCGGTATGGGGGTGGGCGCCAGTTCCATGCTCACTCCTCAGTTTTTAGCCGAGAATTCCCCCAAGTCCGTTCGAGGATCAATGACTGCAACGTATAACTTGATGATCCTAGCCGGTATAATGTTGGCATTTTGGATCAACTATGGAGTATCCCTGTGGTCATTCCCCGGCGTTGAACATGATAACACGCAGTGGAGAACGTCAATGGGAATTCAACTCATCCCTGGGGCTCTGATGTGCCTGATGATACCCTTTGTACCTGAAACCCCTCGCTACTTGATTAACCATGGTCGCTCAGAGGAGGGAATCAAGAACCTATGCCGGCTACGGAAGCTTCCTATCGAGCATCCCTATGTCCAAACGGAATACCAGGAGATCGAGGCGCAGGTACGGTACGAGCAGGAGTGTCATCAGGGTCACAGCTATTGGGTGGTGTTGCAGGACATCTTCCTAATCAAAAGTAACTTTCAACGGTTTTTACTCGCCATTATGTTATTTCTGTTTCACAAGTTCACGGGCACAGATTCCTTGAAT TACTACGCGCCTGAGATATTCGAGTTAATCGGTGTGAAAGGGAGTTCCAATTCTCTTCTAACAACCGGTGTGTATGGCGTGGTGAAGTTTGTGGTGACCATCTTCTATGTCACCTACCTAGTGGATCGTGTTGGTCGCCGCCTTCCTCTACTCGTTGGTGCATCTCTACAAGCAACCGCAATGTTATACCTTGCACTGTATCTCCGGTTCGCGGGAACCAACACCGATACTGTTGGAGGGACTCCCGCGGGTGGTATAGTCGGTATTGTCTGGATTTACATCTACGCCTTCGGTTGGTCATTTGGACACAGCGTGGCATGCTATGTCGTGGCGGCAGAAATTTTCCCAACCAGAATT AGGTCGGTCTGCATGTCAAtttgcttcttcgtcaaCTGGATTGTCGACTACGGCATCACGCGGGCTACGCCGAATATAATCACCGAGATGGGATGGGGCGTCTTTCTGCTTTATGCGTTATTGACCTATGCCGGGGTTGtgtttatcttcttctgcctGCCCGAACTCAAAGGACGATCGATTGAGAGTATCGATGATCTGTTCCAGAGACCACTGTGGAGCATGTGGCGACATGCATACCCcacggaggaagagaagacaCGACAAGGCATTCCGCAGCTGATGAAAGGTGGAAATGAGGATAACGCAGACGGGGACAAGGATCGTCCGGTTCATATTGAGTCAGTCTAG
- a CDS encoding glycerol dehydrogenase Gcy1: MATFTLNTGAKIPAVGFGTWKAAPGEAAAAVKTAFEVGYRHFDCAPLYGNEPEIGEVFRSTKVPRSEYFVTTKLWSSDHRRVESALDKSLQDLGLNYVDLYLMHWPVTLDPSDSVEYGKENRKVHAAGWDFNDTWREMEKLLETGKVRAIGVANFSTVNLEKLLKTAKVVPAVNQTEIQPLLPQNKLNAYCREKGIHQTAFGPLGGSGSTLHSHPVIVDIATKRGCDTGNVMLSWGIQKGWSVIPKSTNPKRIQANLRGNVELTSEEMGKMDALALPKGKRFNRPDWGTVIFHDDAEVDLEE, translated from the exons ATGGCAACATTCACTTTGAACACAGGCGCTAAGATTCCGGCGGTAGGATTCGGGACATGGAAGGCGGCGCCCGGAGAAGCTGCTGCGGCGGTAAAGACAGCATTTGAAGTTGGATATAGGCATTTT GACTGTGCTCCATTAT ACGGCAACGAGCCCGAAATCGGAGAAGTATTCAGAAGCACAAAGGTTCCTCGGAGTGAATACTTTGTCACGACTAAACT ATGGTCCTCAGACCACCGCCGAGTCGAATCAGCATTGGATAAATCCCTCCAAGATCTTGGCCTCAACTATGTGGATTTATATCTCATGCACTGGCCAGTAACACTGGACCCATCTGACTCAGTCGAATACGGCAAAGAGAATCGCAAAGTCCACGCAGCAGGCTGGGACTTCAACGACACGTGGCGGGAGATGGAAAAGCTTTTGGAGACTGGCAAAGTGCGCGCAATCGGCGTCGCGAATTTCTCGACCGTGAACTTGGAAAAACTGCTCAAGACGGCGAAGGTGGTCCCAGCAGTTAACCAGACTGAGATTCAGCCCTTGTTGCCGCAGAATAAGCTGAATGCGTATTGCCGGGAGAAAGGGATCCACCAAACGGCGTTTGGGCCATTGGGTGGGTCTGGAAGCACGTTGCATTCTCATCCGGTTATTGTAGATATTGCTACTAAGCGAGGGTGTGATACGGGAAATGTGATGCTGAGTTGGGGAATTCAGAAGGGGTGGAGTGTTATTCCCAAGAGTACGAACCCGAAAAGGATTCAGGCGAATCTTAGGGGGAATGTTGAGTTGACGTCGGAGGAGATGGGAAAAATGGATGCTTTGGCTCTTCCCAAGGGAAAGAGGTTTAATCGGCCAGATTGGGGGACTGTTATATTTCATGATGATGCGGAGGTTGATCTGGAGGAGTAG